The following DNA comes from Picosynechococcus sp. PCC 7003.
ATAGGGAAAAATACCCGTGCTTCAACGAACTTTGCTAACTTTGCTCGTGATCCTGACCATAACAAGCAGCGCATCAGCACATTTCTTGAACTTGTAAACAGAGATCTTAATCGTATCCTTGCCAGTAGTATTACTCATCGACGATATGAGATTCGGCTGGAGATTTTGAGCATATACGGCCATATAACCGAGGAGTTTAGCAGCAGTGATATTCTTTTAACCGAGGTGATGCGAGCTAGCGTCCTCGATCAGCACAATGATTGTCTGTACCCAGGTCCAACAGGACTTATAGTTAATTCGAATAAGTTCTAGAGGATTAAGGGTCATCGCAATAATCTCTAATAAGCTGGTCAAGACTGGTTCCCTCCGGCAAATATTCCCTTCTCTTCTTGAGAGCAGCAAAATCATGTTCTATTTTGTTGAAATCTGGGGAGTACTTTGGCAGAAACTTGACGATGTGACCCTTCTGGTCGGCGAGTTCCCTTATCCTGCTTTTGCGGTGAATTGGAGCATTATCCATGACTAATATTGAGTTCTCCTTCAGCTGCGGCATCAACCAATGGGATAACCATGTCTCAAAACAGATGGCATTCACGCTTCCTGTGACCAACATCGGGGCAATCATCTTGCCCTCTTGTCGAGCGGCCAACAGATTCTCTCGCTTTTCGCGTTTTCCTGTCCTCTCTCCAAATAATTTCTGACCTCTGGGTGCCCATCCATGTCTTCGATGCACGCGGTTATCGAAACCTGATTCATCGATAAAGGCTAATTTCTCTGCTCCTACCCTTTGGAGTAACTCTCGTAGTTCTCTGAGATATTGTTGCCGTTCTCGATGGTTACGCTCTCGATATTTTTGCTGTTTTTTTTCTCGTTATCTTCATCTGTTTGAGGGCATAATGCATTGAACTTGTGGTCACCCCAAAGTGCTTGGCTCTATCGAGCAGTCTTGCTTCTGGATACTGCCTGACATGCTCGGCGACTGCTTGCCAGTCGAGCTTACGACGACGACGATTCACTACTGTTGGTTTCAGGTCGGGACGCTTGAGCCAACTATAGACTGTCGCTTCTGAAACTTCATAGCGTCTTGCAGCCTCTGCTTTGCTGCCGCCAGAGCGGACAAAGTTCACCACTCTTGTTCTGAGGTCTAAGCTATACATCTTTTTCCTCCATTCTTTATTCGAATTTACTATAACTTCTCTTCCTATCTGCGTGACTATGACTTTCGAGTCGTGCTCCCAAGTTTGGTGCGTACAAAGGCCCCATCTCAGGAATGGGCATCGTTTGGCAGGCTACATGGCTTGCTCACTCGCCTTCAGTTTGGGGCTGATGGCGTAATAAAAACTCCCCTCGCAGTCTGCATCAGCATAGCCCAGAATCATGCTTATGTTGCTACGCAGTACCAGCACTCAATTCTTGGCAGAGAGTACAAAACGGAATCTTCCAGCCTCACCGATCGATACTTTGCACAAATGGGATTGCAAGCGCAGTTTTTTATGCCTCAAGGATTGCCAGCGCCGCTTGCATTTTACAGCTCGAGGGCACTCCAAGAGGAGACAGATATTTACATAG
Coding sequences within:
- a CDS encoding putative oxygenase MesX, translating into MKASKDISFTVKTTEYDTSYLIGKNTRASTNFANFARDPDHNKQRISTFLELVNRDLNRILASSITHRRYEIRLEILSIYGHITEEFSSSDILLTEVMRASVLDQHNDCLYPGPTGLIVNSNKF
- a CDS encoding putative oxygenase MesX, which encodes MYYNFSSYLRDYDFRVVLPSLVRTKAPSQEWASFGRLHGLLTRLQFGADGVIKTPLAVCISIAQNHAYVATQYQHSILGREYKTESSSLTDRYFAQMGLQAQFFMPQGLPAPLAFYSSRALQEETDIYIASLIAVMVNFQRIYRPEIYLSRRGFSPIPGEVSRASLSNQDFEKPALVYDRLEREQLADQQAHLIEDCLMMRHGDWLKKISSATIDPQTGGCSPK